One segment of Massilia sp. Se16.2.3 DNA contains the following:
- a CDS encoding CHASE3 domain-containing protein: protein MTGSSLDNRQFHRILKRNVALPLGMSVLSAGVFVAIVAFMINVLNWVEHSQQVIGNANEVSKLVSDMEAGMRGYLISGDESFLGPYTVARPKVEIELDNLQRLINDNPDQANRLNQVRSAHREWLGFATEMIERRRTGRDVVESIRGGRGKVLTDEMRSQFSSFIASERSLLQQRSQSARTVITWSVGAFLLFTLIGGGLLAAFGRRELLRLSTSYDEVLKHESEHNAELRHLSWLRTGQAELAAKSLGLNSLELLAQAVLDHVVRYLGGAVAAMYVRNEDGTLRRIGAFGFSNEDEHAKTIESGSSLASQAANENRLLRVKELPGDYIKVSSSLGETAPREIVIAPFSNFGKVKGVMEVGFLQPVRERDLEFLRLVGDAVGASVAAIVYRSRLQDALSESQALNEELQVQQEELRTANEELEEQSRALEESQSSLENQQAELEQTNDQLAEQAMNLDMKNAALVEAQEQLRARALDLERASRYKSEFLANMSHELRTPLNSSLILAKLLADNVPGNLNEEQVRFAQTIYSAGNDLLHLINDILDISKVEAGKLELLPEDLPIRRTVEGLGRTFEPLAKQKDLRFTVAVEPNVPPTLHTDRQRLEQVLKNLLSNAVKFTEQGEVNMTVSATQEGWIQFTVTDTGIGIPPEQHERIFEAFHQADGTTNRRFGGTGLGLSISRDLTGLLGGTLVVSSTPARAVPSPSACRGTAPWRPRRRRRGLPRPAPARPVRRCRRAWRARCRHRSPHPSQRRRKWRRRPASRTTAAKKRRAPAPCW from the coding sequence ATGACCGGCTCCTCGCTCGATAACAGGCAGTTCCACCGCATCCTCAAGCGTAACGTCGCGCTGCCGCTCGGCATGAGCGTACTGAGTGCCGGTGTCTTCGTCGCGATTGTCGCGTTCATGATCAATGTGCTCAACTGGGTCGAGCACTCCCAGCAGGTGATCGGCAACGCCAACGAAGTGAGCAAACTCGTCTCCGACATGGAAGCGGGCATGCGCGGCTATCTGATCTCGGGCGACGAAAGTTTCCTGGGTCCGTACACGGTGGCCAGGCCGAAGGTCGAGATCGAACTCGATAACCTGCAGCGCCTCATTAACGACAATCCGGACCAGGCCAACCGGCTCAACCAGGTACGTTCCGCGCACCGCGAGTGGCTGGGTTTTGCCACCGAGATGATCGAGCGCCGCCGCACCGGGCGGGATGTGGTCGAATCGATCCGCGGTGGCCGCGGCAAGGTCCTCACCGACGAGATGCGCAGCCAGTTCAGCAGCTTCATTGCCAGCGAACGCAGCCTGTTGCAGCAACGCAGCCAGTCGGCGCGCACCGTCATCACCTGGTCGGTGGGCGCATTCCTGCTGTTCACGCTGATCGGGGGCGGCCTGCTGGCTGCCTTTGGCCGGCGTGAACTGCTGCGCCTGTCCACTTCCTACGACGAGGTGCTCAAGCACGAGAGCGAACACAATGCCGAACTGCGCCACCTGAGCTGGCTGCGTACCGGCCAGGCCGAGCTGGCCGCCAAGAGCCTGGGACTGAACAGCCTCGAACTGCTGGCCCAGGCCGTGCTCGACCACGTGGTGCGCTACCTCGGCGGCGCGGTCGCCGCCATGTACGTGCGCAACGAGGATGGCACGCTGCGCCGCATCGGCGCCTTCGGCTTCTCGAACGAGGACGAGCACGCGAAAACCATCGAATCGGGCAGCTCGCTCGCCAGCCAGGCCGCCAACGAGAACCGCCTGCTGCGGGTCAAGGAACTGCCGGGCGATTACATCAAGGTGTCATCCAGCCTGGGCGAGACGGCGCCGCGCGAGATCGTCATCGCGCCGTTCTCCAACTTCGGCAAGGTCAAGGGCGTCATGGAAGTTGGCTTCCTGCAGCCTGTGCGCGAGCGCGACCTCGAATTCCTGCGGCTGGTGGGCGACGCCGTCGGCGCCTCGGTGGCGGCCATCGTCTACCGCAGCCGCCTGCAGGACGCCCTCTCCGAAAGCCAGGCCCTGAACGAGGAACTGCAGGTGCAGCAGGAAGAACTGCGCACGGCCAACGAGGAACTCGAAGAACAGTCGCGCGCGCTGGAGGAATCCCAGTCCAGCCTCGAAAACCAGCAGGCGGAACTGGAGCAGACCAACGACCAGCTGGCCGAGCAGGCCATGAACCTGGACATGAAGAATGCGGCCCTGGTCGAGGCCCAGGAACAGCTGCGCGCCCGCGCACTGGACCTGGAACGCGCCAGCCGCTACAAGTCGGAATTCCTGGCGAACATGTCGCACGAACTGCGCACGCCGCTCAACAGCTCGCTGATCCTGGCGAAACTCCTGGCCGATAACGTGCCGGGCAACCTGAATGAAGAGCAGGTGCGCTTCGCCCAGACGATTTATTCGGCCGGCAACGACCTGCTGCACCTCATCAACGACATCCTCGACATCTCGAAGGTCGAGGCCGGTAAACTCGAGCTGCTGCCGGAAGACCTGCCGATCCGCCGCACCGTCGAGGGCCTGGGCCGCACTTTCGAGCCGCTGGCCAAGCAGAAGGACTTGCGCTTCACCGTGGCGGTCGAGCCGAACGTGCCGCCGACCCTGCACACCGACCGCCAGCGCCTCGAGCAGGTGCTGAAGAACCTGCTGTCGAACGCCGTCAAGTTCACGGAACAGGGCGAAGTGAACATGACGGTCAGCGCCACCCAGGAAGGCTGGATCCAGTTCACCGTGACCGACACCGGCATCGGCATTCCGCCTGAACAGCACGAGCGCATCTTCGAGGCCTTCCACCAGGCCGACGGCACCACCAACCGCCGCTTCGGCGGTACGGGACTCGGCCTGTCGATCTCGCGCGACCTGACCGGCCTGCTGGGCGGCACGCTGGTGGTGTCGAGCACCCCGGCGAGGGCAGTACCTTCACCCTCAGCATGCCGAGGAACGGCACCGTGGCGGCCACGCCGCCGGCGCCGCGGGCTGCCGCGCCCCGCGCCAGCGCGGCCGGTGCGCCGCTGTCGCCGCGCCTGGCGCGCGCGCTGCCGCCACCGGAGTCCGCACCCGAGCCAGCGCCGGAGGAAGTGGCGCCGAAGGCCAGCTTCCCGGACGACCGCGGCCAAAAAGCGGAGGGCGCCCGCACCGTGCTGGTGA
- a CDS encoding glycosyltransferase, with protein MDAARKPHRFVLVTIGSAGDLFPFLRIALALLAAGHRVSFLGPVQHEPFVKAAGLPFHGLPADPAVLDHPDLWHPTRGFGVVWQATRPAMAAVPAFMAALPPDEPCTMLVHPLALPEADLCRAARPGLRIAGAFLAPSNLPTVHDPLLLGPWRVPRWVPHGVRRRLWRFLAARFVDPVALPDVNAARAAAGLAPVRALIDTMFSIADLSVALFPDWFASTQPDWPRPMVRSGFPLFDPDPQAALSPALQQFPGQGGRPLVFTPGTGNRQARAYFEHAIEATRLLGERAVFLTPHRDQLPAELPHHVLWQEYVPLRALLPQVAVLVHHGGIGTTAEALHAGTAQLVVPLAHDQFDNGARVQALGVGRSLPAARLTTPRLLSCLEALLDDEALPGRCHAVARHFGADAGMEAVVHALEELAGDRLRS; from the coding sequence ATGGACGCCGCCCGCAAGCCGCATCGCTTCGTGCTCGTCACGATCGGGTCGGCGGGCGACCTGTTTCCTTTCCTGCGCATTGCGCTCGCCCTCCTTGCAGCCGGCCACCGGGTGAGCTTTCTCGGCCCGGTCCAGCACGAACCTTTTGTCAAGGCGGCGGGCCTGCCGTTCCATGGCTTGCCGGCCGACCCGGCGGTGCTGGACCATCCCGACCTGTGGCACCCGACGCGCGGCTTCGGCGTGGTCTGGCAGGCGACGCGGCCGGCCATGGCGGCGGTGCCGGCCTTCATGGCGGCGCTGCCGCCCGACGAGCCCTGCACCATGCTGGTGCATCCGCTGGCGCTGCCGGAGGCGGACCTGTGCCGTGCCGCGCGTCCGGGTCTGCGCATCGCCGGCGCGTTTCTCGCGCCATCGAATTTGCCGACCGTGCATGACCCGCTGCTGTTGGGGCCCTGGCGCGTGCCGCGCTGGGTGCCGCATGGCGTGCGCCGCCGCCTCTGGCGCTTTCTCGCTGCCCGCTTTGTCGACCCGGTTGCGCTGCCGGACGTGAACGCGGCGCGCGCGGCGGCCGGGCTGGCGCCCGTGCGGGCGCTGATCGACACCATGTTCTCGATTGCCGACTTGTCGGTCGCGCTGTTTCCCGACTGGTTCGCGTCGACCCAGCCGGACTGGCCGCGCCCCATGGTGCGCAGCGGTTTTCCCCTGTTCGATCCCGACCCGCAGGCCGCGCTCTCGCCGGCCTTGCAGCAGTTCCCGGGGCAGGGCGGGCGGCCGCTCGTCTTCACGCCCGGCACCGGCAACCGCCAGGCGCGCGCGTATTTCGAGCATGCGATCGAAGCGACGCGCCTGCTGGGCGAACGCGCCGTCTTCCTGACCCCGCACCGCGACCAGCTGCCGGCCGAACTGCCGCACCACGTGCTCTGGCAAGAGTACGTGCCGCTGCGCGCGCTGCTGCCGCAGGTTGCGGTCCTGGTGCACCACGGCGGCATCGGCACCACGGCCGAGGCCCTGCATGCCGGCACGGCGCAGCTGGTGGTGCCGCTGGCGCACGACCAGTTCGACAATGGCGCACGGGTGCAGGCGCTGGGCGTGGGGCGCTCGCTGCCGGCTGCGCGCCTGACGACGCCGCGCCTGCTGTCCTGTCTGGAAGCCCTGCTGGACGACGAGGCCTTGCCCGGCCGGTGCCACGCCGTGGCGCGCCATTTCGGCGCCGATGCAGGGATGGAGGCGGTGGTGCATGCGCTGGAGGAGCTGGCGGGGGACAGGCTGCGCTCGTAG
- a CDS encoding pyridoxamine 5'-phosphate oxidase family protein has translation MDSINKNQPEENRRDLRGMDAIARIRAMAQAAKTCFFATRGGGGPSRGVRPMSVLQADEAGHLWFMSAADSYKNAELADDSEVKLYFQVGTHSGFLELDGVARVSRDPAKIDELWDLTLKTWFTEGKDDPRITLIDVTPRAGYYWDTKHGEAVAGARMLVGAAIGRTLDDSIEGRLLP, from the coding sequence ATGGATTCGATCAACAAGAACCAGCCTGAAGAGAACCGCCGCGACCTGCGCGGCATGGACGCCATCGCCCGCATCCGCGCCATGGCGCAAGCGGCCAAGACCTGCTTTTTCGCCACCCGCGGCGGCGGGGGCCCCAGCCGCGGCGTGCGGCCGATGAGCGTACTGCAGGCCGACGAGGCCGGCCACCTGTGGTTCATGAGTGCCGCCGATAGCTACAAGAACGCCGAGCTCGCGGACGACAGCGAGGTCAAGCTCTACTTCCAGGTCGGGACGCACTCCGGCTTCCTGGAACTCGACGGGGTTGCCAGGGTGTCGCGCGACCCCGCCAAGATCGACGAGCTCTGGGATTTGACCCTGAAAACCTGGTTCACCGAAGGCAAGGACGATCCGCGCATCACCCTCATCGACGTCACGCCACGCGCCGGCTACTACTGGGATACGAAGCACGGCGAGGCCGTCGCCGGCGCCAGGATGCTCGTCGGCGCCGCCATCGGGCGCACGCTCGACGATTCGATCGAGGGCCGCCTGCTGCCGTAA
- a CDS encoding DUF805 domain-containing protein, producing the protein MNFIEAVSLCFKKYATFDGTASRSEYWWFFLFVIVGNFVLGQMSSFLSFAFAIATLVPSIAVACRRLHDTDRSGWMQLIWLIPLVGWIILIVFLAQESRPNRYGVPAGAVV; encoded by the coding sequence ATGAACTTTATCGAAGCAGTTTCGCTGTGTTTCAAGAAATACGCCACCTTTGACGGTACCGCTTCGCGTTCCGAATACTGGTGGTTCTTCCTGTTCGTCATCGTCGGCAACTTCGTGCTGGGCCAGATGAGCAGTTTCCTGTCCTTTGCCTTCGCCATCGCCACCCTGGTACCGTCGATCGCCGTCGCTTGCCGCCGCCTGCACGATACCGACCGCAGCGGCTGGATGCAGCTGATCTGGCTGATTCCACTGGTCGGCTGGATCATCCTGATCGTCTTCCTGGCCCAGGAAAGCCGTCCGAACCGCTACGGCGTGCCAGCCGGCGCGGTCGTCTGA
- a CDS encoding VOC family protein, protein MELDHAIVPARDRVAAARQLAHLLGVPWEESAFGVFSPVYINAGLTLDFIQTSEPFPVEHFCFRVSDDEFDAIFKRIVEAGISYRSHVRGPVNQQVNTDYGGRGIYWNLPEGHQWELLTVSYARQMNKNFS, encoded by the coding sequence ATGGAACTCGACCATGCCATCGTGCCGGCGCGCGACCGCGTCGCCGCGGCCCGGCAGCTTGCGCATTTGCTGGGCGTGCCCTGGGAAGAGAGCGCATTCGGCGTCTTCTCGCCGGTCTACATCAACGCCGGCCTGACGCTCGATTTTATCCAGACGAGCGAACCCTTTCCCGTCGAGCATTTCTGCTTTCGCGTCAGCGACGACGAGTTCGATGCCATCTTCAAGCGCATCGTGGAAGCGGGCATTTCCTACCGCAGCCATGTGCGCGGCCCGGTCAACCAGCAGGTCAATACCGATTACGGCGGACGCGGGATCTATTGGAACCTTCCCGAAGGGCACCAATGGGAACTCCTGACTGTCAGTTATGCGCGACAGATGAATAAAAACTTTTCGTAG
- a CDS encoding GFA family protein: MLLQGGCYCGAVRYVVEGELFHQTLCHCSDCRRIAGAPAVAWFSARMDALRFSQGNPATFRSSEHVLRGFCARCGTTLTFQDDRYPEEIDVATASLDDPEAAPPQDHTFTKDRLGWMRIEDGLPAYPRTRSEGGAEADPSI; encoded by the coding sequence ATGCTATTGCAAGGTGGCTGTTACTGCGGCGCGGTGCGCTATGTCGTCGAGGGCGAACTCTTCCACCAAACCCTGTGCCATTGCAGCGACTGCCGGCGCATCGCCGGGGCGCCGGCCGTGGCCTGGTTCAGCGCGCGCATGGACGCGCTGCGCTTCTCACAGGGCAATCCCGCCACCTTCCGCTCGAGCGAGCACGTACTGCGCGGCTTTTGCGCAAGGTGCGGCACCACGCTGACTTTCCAGGACGACCGCTATCCCGAGGAAATCGACGTCGCCACGGCCAGCCTGGACGATCCCGAAGCCGCGCCGCCGCAAGACCATACTTTCACCAAGGACCGCCTGGGCTGGATGCGTATCGAAGACGGCCTGCCTGCCTACCCGCGCACGCGCAGCGAAGGCGGCGCCGAAGCGGATCCTTCGATTTGA
- a CDS encoding MarR family winged helix-turn-helix transcriptional regulator produces MTAAVKPPRFVFLLNRAQRAVARWIERRPQAWEGISSAQVGLLFLLDKRDDASVGEIAAALEVAPAAVTNLSKRMQAAALVERVGDAQDGRLTRLRLSKDGRQASARAHEVLDALNARLLDGFSADETAVVARWLNHVALVLSEQEDLG; encoded by the coding sequence ATGACGGCGGCCGTAAAACCGCCGCGTTTCGTCTTCCTGCTCAACCGCGCGCAGCGGGCGGTGGCGCGCTGGATCGAGCGGCGTCCGCAAGCCTGGGAGGGCATCAGCTCGGCGCAGGTGGGTTTGCTGTTCCTGCTGGACAAGCGCGACGACGCCTCGGTCGGCGAGATCGCCGCGGCGCTGGAGGTGGCGCCGGCGGCCGTGACGAACCTGTCGAAGCGGATGCAGGCGGCCGCGCTGGTCGAGCGTGTCGGCGACGCCCAGGATGGCCGCCTGACGCGCCTGCGCCTGTCAAAGGATGGGCGGCAGGCCAGTGCGCGGGCGCACGAGGTGCTCGACGCGCTCAATGCGCGCCTGCTGGACGGCTTTTCGGCGGACGAGACGGCCGTCGTTGCGCGCTGGCTGAACCATGTGGCGCTGGTGCTGTCCGAGCAGGAGGACCTGGGCTGA
- a CDS encoding alpha/beta fold hydrolase, producing the protein MPESITIPSANGELAASLWPVANPQGIVLIHPATAVTQAFYEHFARYLSNLGFAVLTYDYRGTGRSRGARLQIETVTMTGWMTGDVPAVTRWAAARWPNVPLLAVGHSVGGHALLLTGADTPVRAAVLVACHAGITRTIRGRAERMRVWLVMRVLAPLLCRVFGYMPGARIGLGEDLPRGVMLEWSRWTTLPRYFYDDPTLDAARRTAALRTPLLALGFDDDPRANPHAMDILLAGASAAPIARRQIAPRDAGLPGIGHMGFFPQAFAGALA; encoded by the coding sequence ATGCCCGAATCCATCACCATCCCCTCGGCCAATGGCGAGCTCGCGGCAAGCCTTTGGCCCGTCGCCAACCCGCAAGGGATCGTCCTGATCCACCCGGCCACCGCCGTCACCCAAGCCTTCTACGAGCACTTCGCGCGCTACCTGTCAAACCTCGGCTTTGCCGTGCTGACCTACGATTACCGCGGCACCGGCCGCTCGCGCGGCGCACGCCTGCAGATTGAAACCGTCACGATGACCGGCTGGATGACGGGCGACGTCCCGGCCGTGACGCGCTGGGCCGCGGCGCGCTGGCCGAATGTGCCGCTGCTGGCCGTCGGCCACAGCGTCGGCGGCCATGCGCTGCTGCTGACCGGGGCCGACACGCCTGTGCGCGCCGCGGTGCTGGTTGCCTGCCATGCCGGCATCACGCGCACCATCCGCGGCCGCGCCGAGCGCATGCGGGTGTGGCTGGTGATGCGCGTGCTCGCGCCCCTGCTGTGCCGCGTCTTTGGCTACATGCCGGGCGCGCGGATCGGCCTGGGCGAAGACCTGCCGCGCGGGGTGATGCTCGAATGGAGCCGCTGGACCACCTTGCCGCGCTATTTCTACGACGATCCCACGCTCGATGCGGCGCGCCGGACGGCCGCCTTGCGCACGCCGCTGCTGGCGCTCGGCTTCGACGACGATCCCCGGGCCAATCCGCATGCGATGGACATCCTGCTGGCCGGCGCCAGCGCCGCCCCGATCGCGCGCCGCCAGATCGCGCCGCGTGACGCCGGGTTACCCGGCATCGGCCACATGGGCTTTTTTCCGCAAGCGTTCGCAGGCGCTTTGGCCTGA
- a CDS encoding DUF1854 domain-containing protein translates to MSTTFQLRRDNFGKLVLTGEDGIEHVGVIPVRAFPIQAPTRGISLVRDGGKEVAWIDDLASAPDTIRALVTEELEGREFIPEIAHIASVSSFATPCTWTVKTDRGDTEFVLKVDEDIRRVGEASLLISDSHGINFLVRDMFRIDKHSRKILDRFL, encoded by the coding sequence ATGAGCACGACTTTTCAACTGCGCCGCGACAATTTCGGCAAACTGGTGCTTACGGGCGAGGATGGAATCGAGCATGTCGGCGTGATTCCCGTGCGCGCTTTCCCGATCCAGGCGCCCACGCGCGGCATCTCGCTGGTGCGCGACGGCGGCAAGGAAGTGGCCTGGATCGACGACCTGGCCAGCGCGCCGGACACGATCCGCGCCCTGGTGACGGAGGAGCTGGAAGGGCGCGAGTTCATCCCCGAAATCGCCCACATCGCCAGCGTGTCGAGCTTCGCCACGCCCTGCACCTGGACTGTGAAAACGGACCGTGGCGACACCGAATTCGTACTCAAGGTGGACGAGGACATCCGCCGCGTGGGCGAGGCCTCGCTGCTCATTTCCGACAGCCACGGGATCAACTTCCTGGTGCGGGACATGTTCAGGATCGATAAGCACAGCAGGAAGATCCTGGACCGGTTCTTGTAA
- a CDS encoding ABC transporter ATP-binding protein: MTTQQLVSPTSLAAAAGFLPDAWQDDVRKQLAPGENALTGVEVDLDAKLRFIKGVVVVTSRRLLSRAPGETAWRAWPIIPGLQLRHHDHAGVGHLELVDAGGLLASWRFTLGQNLHAIRVVDAFADQVKSAETGLPVLPPEQHTCPSCKAPLEPDQEDCPICTKVLHTPPSTWTLLRLWRFAVPYQGQLLLGFLLMLASTAAHMIPPYLTMPLMDNVLIPYQNGQKIDNDLVYLYMGGLLASAVLAWALGWGKTYVLALVSERMGADLRSTTYEHLLKLSLEFFGGKRTGDLMSRIGSGSDRICVFLSLHLLDFLSDVLMIIMTGVILFSINPWLAFITLVPLPFIAWMIHVVRDKLRTGFEKIDRVWGEVTNVLADTIPGIRVVKAFAQEKREAVRFREANKHNLAVNDKLNKVWSLFSPTVSFLTELGLLVIWCFGIWQVSRGEITVGTLSAFIAYSGRFYVRLDSMSRIVSVTQKSASAAKRIFDILDHVSSVPDPVNPVQVPKVEGNIELREVGFRYGNRAVNRGISLNIRAGEMVGLVGHSGSGKSTLVNLICRFYDVAEGAILLDGVDIRSFAVADYRRNIGLVLQEPFLFFGTIAENIAYGKPGATREEIIAAARAAHAHEFILRLPQGYDSMVGERGQGLSGGERQRISIARALLIDPPILIMDEATSSVDSETEKEIQKALDNLVQGRTTIAIAHRLSTLHRADRLVVLDRGVVVEEGSHDELMAREGAYHRLYEAQARNVDQDMDDDADKDD, encoded by the coding sequence ATGACGACTCAACAACTTGTTTCTCCGACATCATTGGCGGCCGCCGCCGGTTTCTTGCCCGACGCCTGGCAGGATGATGTTCGGAAACAGCTTGCACCAGGGGAAAACGCGCTGACCGGCGTGGAGGTTGACCTCGACGCAAAATTACGTTTCATCAAGGGTGTGGTGGTGGTAACAAGCCGCCGCCTGCTGTCGCGCGCGCCCGGCGAAACCGCCTGGCGCGCCTGGCCGATCATTCCTGGTCTGCAGTTGCGCCACCACGACCATGCCGGCGTCGGTCACCTCGAACTGGTGGACGCGGGCGGCCTGCTGGCCAGCTGGCGCTTCACCCTCGGCCAGAACCTGCACGCGATCCGCGTGGTCGACGCTTTTGCCGACCAGGTGAAGTCCGCCGAGACGGGCCTGCCGGTGCTACCGCCCGAGCAGCACACCTGCCCGAGCTGCAAGGCGCCCTTGGAACCCGACCAGGAAGACTGCCCAATCTGCACCAAGGTGCTGCATACGCCGCCGTCCACCTGGACGCTCTTGCGCCTGTGGCGCTTTGCCGTGCCCTACCAGGGCCAGCTGCTGCTCGGCTTCCTGCTGATGCTGGCCAGTACCGCCGCGCACATGATCCCGCCCTACCTGACGATGCCGCTGATGGACAATGTCCTGATTCCTTACCAGAACGGGCAGAAGATCGACAACGATTTGGTCTACCTGTACATGGGCGGCCTGCTGGCCTCGGCCGTGCTGGCCTGGGCGCTCGGCTGGGGCAAGACCTATGTGCTGGCGCTGGTATCCGAGCGCATGGGCGCCGACCTGCGCTCGACCACCTACGAACACCTGCTCAAGCTGTCGCTGGAATTTTTCGGCGGCAAGCGCACCGGCGACCTGATGAGCCGCATCGGCAGCGGGTCGGACCGTATCTGCGTGTTCCTGTCGCTGCACCTGCTCGACTTCCTGTCGGACGTCCTGATGATCATCATGACGGGCGTGATCCTGTTTTCCATCAATCCCTGGTTGGCCTTCATCACCCTGGTGCCGCTGCCCTTCATCGCCTGGATGATCCACGTCGTGCGCGATAAACTCCGCACCGGCTTCGAGAAGATCGACCGCGTCTGGGGCGAGGTCACCAACGTGCTGGCCGATACCATCCCCGGCATCCGCGTGGTGAAAGCCTTTGCCCAGGAAAAGCGCGAAGCCGTACGCTTCCGCGAGGCGAACAAGCACAACCTGGCGGTGAACGATAAATTGAACAAGGTGTGGTCGCTGTTCTCGCCGACGGTGTCCTTCCTCACCGAACTCGGGCTGCTGGTGATCTGGTGCTTCGGCATCTGGCAGGTCTCGCGCGGCGAGATCACGGTCGGTACCCTGTCGGCATTCATCGCCTATTCGGGCCGTTTTTATGTTCGCCTCGATTCGATGAGCCGCATCGTCTCGGTCACGCAAAAATCGGCCTCGGCGGCCAAGCGCATCTTCGACATCCTCGATCACGTCTCGAGCGTGCCGGACCCGGTCAACCCGGTGCAGGTGCCGAAAGTCGAGGGCAATATCGAGCTGCGCGAAGTCGGTTTCCGCTACGGCAACCGGGCCGTCAACCGCGGCATTTCGCTCAATATCCGCGCCGGCGAGATGGTCGGACTGGTCGGCCACAGCGGTTCCGGCAAGAGCACGCTGGTGAATTTGATCTGCCGCTTCTACGACGTGGCCGAAGGCGCGATTTTGCTCGATGGCGTCGATATCCGCTCGTTCGCCGTGGCCGACTATCGCCGCAACATCGGCCTGGTGCTGCAGGAACCCTTCCTGTTCTTCGGCACGATTGCCGAGAACATCGCCTACGGTAAGCCAGGCGCGACGCGCGAGGAAATCATCGCCGCGGCCAGGGCCGCCCACGCCCACGAATTCATCCTGCGCCTGCCGCAGGGCTACGATTCGATGGTGGGCGAGCGCGGCCAGGGCCTGTCGGGCGGCGAGCGCCAGCGCATCTCGATTGCGCGCGCCCTCCTGATCGACCCGCCGATCCTGATCATGGACGAAGCGACGTCCTCGGTGGACTCGGAAACCGAGAAGGAAATCCAGAAGGCGCTCGACAACCTGGTGCAGGGCCGCACCACGATTGCGATTGCCCACCGTCTGTCCACGCTGCACCGGGCCGACCGCCTGGTCGTGCTGGACCGCGGCGTGGTCGTGGAAGAGGGCAGCCACGACGAACTGATGGCGCGCGAAGGCGCCTACCACCGCCTGTACGAAGCACAGGCACGCAACGTCGACCAGGACATGGACGACGACGCCGACAAGGACGACTGA